atcactcaaaacctactactcacagcattcacacacttaaaataactcaaaatatgctttcctaagagtattttatcagacatgcttttcataatcagaaagagcgagtcaaagaaaaacaatttaaacctCCACTAATTCTCACAGGACAcacataaaatggaaaaaataaataaataaataaacacaccaGCATATATTGCTTAAGAAATGTTAATATTGAAAGTAATATGTTAGTCTTAAGTATATACAATGCActccatacatatatatatataactcaaAGCTCGGTCAATTACTATACATACTGcaacaactcaaaactttatttataggcctctaataaacataaatggtGTCTTAAACACACGCATTCGACAATGTTTGCAGCATTATTTGTGAAACCAACGGTGGTTTAAACAGGTCACAGTTTactcatttgcattttcacattcacacacagtctcttttatattacacagacgtctttTATTTACAATCACTCTCAGGCCTgacagcttctcaaacctgtagctttagctgttgtatacagggtttggcttagtagttgttagtataggagtgctctatatctcaacaatgtctcatctaggatgacaggttttcaatcaggtcaagtgtctctatgcacctgattagtttaggtattttccttattttcttcatttcatatatcattgtactgagtttgagcaaaccttaagcttgaatcagactacttttaacaatcttccacctcacatcataactgactgaggtgcctcttcttattaatattatgtcattattaatgttatcattgttttgtttttgttttttgttttttatgacaGCAATAGcatattacaatatttattagtatattacaatatactactatactattaatatacaatagtttattattttatattttattatgtatccatcgaGGGCTGGGGGTGATCTGCAGCTTCACCcccccaagctggagacatttaccttttccttggctgaacaatgacacagccttaatataccttatgcatctctctattttgtttaatatgttttcgtgtgaattatctgctttcattcattctattcattctgggcATGGTTATctacccaattttgtttcatttgttagtaccaatttacaggttgttatccttcctattattagtttgaatacataagctctaatttaatttagccttttgtttattccactttattcctcttgtatttatatgtattcagttgggtctgtatccagccctttttaaactttgatctctaatcttttacttgatgagggattattatgttcttcctGATATGAGTGAATGTATAGTGGGacgttttgttttcttaggatttctccatctacaagcactaatttgtccggcgcccggacatttcttttctaaccactgctcgtcagcagtgagtttcgTGGGCTGATTCCCCATTATCACAGAACTGCAAAGCTTTCTCTGGTACTAGATTCCAGGGTGGTTGCTGACACGCCCTGTGCTATCCACAGGGCGGTGTCAGTTTTATGAGACAGAGCTCAACCTTTCCCTTTTACCACCAGTACTTGGGCTTATGCAggatacacaaagaaaacaataaaaacaatggaagtagttcagcagcatagtgtgctgtaaaatcaacttacttccaaagacatacacaaaacacatatacatacacacagatagacatttgcgcgctgatttgtcacgaagtattttCGGCTACTTCTGAAACCAATCTAAACTTAGTTCCTTCCGGCGAACTCAAACctatttcatgtgtttctttcttCAAACCCTTGCGGCAGGTTAGACCTTCAttcagtgttttctcaccctaagtcgtcttttgctggttgttcaggtcATCTGGCTGAATCCCACCGTCGTGGACCAGaactatccggttgttcagtgatgacgtgacgaatcctacttccgggcctaaaccagtctgcgtttaatatggcttttgtgttgttaacatgtttaatgttttgtattttcttctatttaatctcaaaaagctcctaaaacagtcagtgatcactgttgacctccctcggcttttattaccgctaatcatttatttaagctcagcttttaaaaccttacgatgtaactacagcacagcccatgcagcagtataatgactaacctcgtattgtggatggattatctcacttgttctcctggctgaagtttagtccttttacagcatcctgccatgcgattacatttgttcctgaccaccgagaacactcacgttaacttttatcgagtggaaaaaaagttagcttgtttatgttatgctaacatagctgtgtcgctagcggtcacgtagcacattattatataccagctagccaaacttcagtaaccctacaaacgtcactgctgtttagttttctgtcttcatttatgttggaagtgatagcagagctgtacgtttgaatttttttccaaatccccgcagtcaggacatgctatattgtatttagatagaagctagtgagctaacttcctgctaacttctaacgccgttaaatgtcataaattccattttcatggatgcctggatgttaaactcaattgttacacctggtagagcagaacactgataattttattaaagatgaaagactttagacagtttttcaactctcagtaatgccacagtgatcgtttgatatatggacctgcagcggagtttaggcccagacacggccagtgacgtcagactgaacaaccggattacaccggcctggacccgaattTTTCTTACGTCCCAGGTCTTTCACCTCTACCtagagagggctgtcgacagacttttGTGCTGGCTTCTCACGGCGTCAGGATGCAGCAGTCAGACCTTGcattggagtcacagaaacgtgTCTGTTTCCATCGCTAAGCTCGAAGGatcaatttaaatgacaggggatttctttaaatcaccttgccgttcttcagctgagacatctgagttagaaaacacaaacactgcagattttctttaactcgcgagggcagccatgGAAAGCAGGATCTGCGTCTCATCACTGTCTGCgtgctttatttatacttttctgtgtgtctgtatgtgtgtgtgtgtgtgtgtgtgtgtgtgtgtgtacaaagataacagagttattctcagaactcagagctgaggttccccttttctaagtctgtatgttccaaaacagaaagaggaagctgcaagttgtttatcacagaagagttcatgtcaaaagttattaggtgaaaagtcacgtagacatgtggtttgcttagtgatcaataaaagaacacatttcatgTTAGCTGATCACATATACATGATTTTCCCTTGACAGTATTACAATTTGGTCAAACAACTGTACCTGAGTCTCAACAGATAGTCCAGATCTCTAGCTTTAGTTAACAAACTATAGAGTTTTTTCTAAGCCTGTCCTACTTGTTTATTAGCCTTTTTTATGTGATTATTGTAATTAAATGTAACACCAAGATAAACATAAtcatccgtgtgtgtgtgtgtgtgtgtgtgtgtgtgtgtgtgtgtgtgcgtgtgtgtgtgcgtgtgtgtgtgaagtgatTTCAGTAGCATAGAGGTGTATCTGGGCCGCCACAGCAAGTCAGGTTCAAACCCAAATGAGGTGAATCGGTCAGTGGTCAACTTCACCTGCCATCCTGAATTCAACTCATCGACTCATGAGAACGACATTTGCCTTCTGAAGCTGTCGGCTCCTGTAAATTTCACAGACTACATACAGCCGATCTGCTTAGCCTCAGAAAACAGCACTTTCGACAATGAGACCAGCAGCTGGGTCATCAGTTTTGGTGACGATGGTAagttataaaatatttattttcttacacaCATTTGTGCTTAGAAAGGCCTGATCTATGAATTCCCTCCAATTAGGTAACGATTCACTCGCCAACACCCTGCAGGaggtaagaataaaaatagtGGAAAACTTTAAGTGCAAATTCATCTATGaagaccagtgttgggactaacgcgttattaagtaacgcgttacagtaactacgttattattgtggtaacgagcacggtaactagttattatgccaaaaccaggaacgcgttactcgttactgggatttagataggctcgttactcgttacttcgtgtggtggatatcgcggagcttccacagattcaataacattagcaagtggtggaagccagcaggtggatgaaggaaaagggaggcaagaggagagacccgaagcggccgccggtgtcaggtgaactgaacttcaggtaagaagttatgacctgcagtctatctgagtcagatataaaccaagtttaggtggagtttattttcggtatgctgcttatcgcccactttgcgccagaaagaggaaaccagcggatgtcgcgttaaacaacagcagcacgtttaagcttgatcagctgttgttagaatttatttaatattaattgctagtatcagctgatgtttgctggagccacagctgtaaagctgctggtcatgatgttggtttggatatctggtgagagggaaacatgcagatgaaaccaggagatgtccttactgaatcatcagagctgaacaggtgatggagaaacaggtttaccttttaggtgacatgaatgagttgaagggaagttatgaactgtttctgagagacaaataacaccagcatccttttctacgtagctgacagctggtaactgtgcaggggcgggtctagcaaagtgttgccagggggccaggtagggcattaacagggaaaggggggcacaaagaaatagttttctttattattctcatttaaaatgtctcgcttttaaaaaaaataattatctgagtcttacaacaaacaattgatagattgatacatatataccatcagaacagtgtacatcactgtcacaacagtgtttattttcattcaaaggctttatgatttttcctataatggtgggccggtctcttgtcaaaatgcccgggacgatttttttgtcccagtccagctctgtatgcagctcatctgcagtctggtgttacctacatcttcctattcagaaggcagaatttccaagttctgagtacaatcaaaagcaccacgactgcagtttttgtgttggatgtaaaaagcaggctagaatcatggcggcggtcaacgacggtccaggcgtgggatttctctcgtggaaatgtgcacattattttttcctttctgttggtaggtggcacagtgcacttgtggcaagtaagcaagctagaagactggcaatctggctgggtatccagttacggaagcaacacattaacaagagaattctgagtaaaaccaaagttactttccctagtaactagttactttgaaagtaacgagtaacttgaagtaactgagttacttttttagagaagtaactagtaatgtaactaagttactaatttaaagtaacttacccaacactaaTGAAGACTACTTTAGGATCGCCGTTGTGACAGAGAACGAGATCTGTGCTGGCTTCGAGGCTGGAGGCATTGATCCATGTCAGGTAAACACATCTTCTTGTTTATTTGTCATGTAATCTGTTGTTGACTGTCACAGTCATaatctattatttttattttggtttattgTTTTGCTGTAGTTGTccataaaaatgtatattaatcattattattagttatttttatagctaattaatttctgtcttgatgcatgctcaatcatccaggtaagtaaatctccagaagttgattctgttcatctggacgtagcgctttgtgggagaaacgtttcttcactcatccaagtgacttcttcagtctcagctgactgcaggtttccccaaaccttataaacagtatatttgcataatgactgaaaccagcccactgaaggaacaatgggctgggaggtcagttccttaatcttaattatgcaaattctcttgaccattgatcaacaaccactgatcaaagcccactgatcaatggccatgagtaccattcacagagagttggggagtggctgcaatcacagcattgtaagatggtgacagatgtacccttaggccccctcctctcctctccccactctcatcatccactggagcacaaactgggtgtcattaggatgctacaacacagagcgaacaccatgtcagggttcatttgtggaatttcttgccttcttaatgagTTTCgaaccatcagttgtgttgtgcagaagtcagttTGGTAAACAGCTGATAGTcttatttgacaactgttagaattcatattatgtcAAGAAGCAATcagcaaaacttttttttttacaaaaacgtAAAGAGAAACGACTGTTCAGAAGAGACTGTTCAAATCAGgtctttatggtcaaatagctgctcaGAAACCACTACTAAgtaaaagcaacaagcagaagagatttgtttgggcaaagaaacacaaggaatggacattagactAGTGGAAatttgtgctttggtctgatgagtctaaATTTTAGATCTTTATAGTAGCACTTATTAATAAAGTGCTTGATAAGCCTGAACATTATGACTAACAGCTGGATTTTCCCTTTTTGCAGCTAGTCAAACAGCAAACAGCCACCTACtgctaaagagacagacagtgaaAGCTGACAGTATATCCTCGGTTTCTTAAGTCACCCTCATTGTTGCAGCCAGGAGCTACCAAAAGTGATTCTCTTCATTTAGTTTTAGTCTCGTTATTTTCCTCTGAGTTATCGATTCTGTCACtgttagctaacataaactaatgtaagtcCATTATCTGCAACCAACCAACAACCCACGTGACATTATGTTCTATAACAGAAGATGACGCCGTTTTTCAAACTTTAACTTCaagcacttatttcttaaatccagcttcacagacagagtTAATGCTATGTCCAGCTCAACTTGTGTAAATTAACCTTTATATttgtagtgtttcatgtcccCTTTAAGAGATATTAATCTGTCTCAATAATGTTTATTGATTTCGTTCCACAGTTTGACATAGGGGGACCGCTCATGACCAAAAAAGAGTCAGTCTGGGTCCAGAATGGACTTCTCAGTTATACCTTATGTGGTATTTTGGGAAGACCTTCAGTGTTCACTCGTGTATCCCAGTACCACAAATGGATCAGCGACACAGTCACAGGGACTCCACCAGGCTTTGTTCCTGTCACCACCCCAGGCAGTTCAACATCACCAACCACTAAACTCACCACTCTCCCTACAACTTCCCACAATATGTGACAACATGTTTGACAGTGATGAAAACCTGATCTACTTCACTCATTTCTCTTCAGTCTGCATTCTTGTTGTTTTACTGCACATATGTGCTAGAGCTGGTAAAATGTAGATCAACACATTTGCTCTGTTCCATAATTACATGCAAACATGAAAAATGTTAAACAGTTTgccccttttttttcctttcatgaaaTGTATGATTTTAAGGTGAATGTTATACTTTTTACTCCacactttaaataaaaacttttcatattttttattacCAAATTAAATTCACTTCATCAATGAATCCGAGAGAACATTTCTCCCAGATTAACACTGTGGGGTCTGTACCTTACAAAGAGACACCATTTGTTGACTGTTAAGCTGtgttatatgaataaaactgaacagatcTAAAGAAAGCGTttctaaaattttattttattagaacAGAACAGATGGATGACCACAGCCATCTCAGGTTATAATACATAAATCAAATGgacataataaataataaatcaaggTGTTTCACAGACAGGTGGTCAAAACTTCAGATACAAAAACAATTGTTTCTAAGCTTGTATTATCTCCAGCATTACTTTGGTATGACCAGGCTCTAACACCAAAGAACACCTTACGTATGACTGACACACCAGAAGCATCTGACAGAACTTGGGGTCCTTCAGACACTTAAATCCTTAAAGTGTGGGTCCAGCACAGTAGCTATCTTCAGCCACTGATAGTTAAGCGTTGCTACATGTTGGGATAGGTCCTTTGTGAAGTCAGTCTTAAATCTCACCATGTAGTAATGGAAGTGGTGGTTCAAGCTCCACCAAGTGTATTGGATGTGCGTGGGTGTTTGATTCTTATTAGTTGTTTGGGATAAGTTTCTTGAGGGCTGGAATGATGTCTTGGAAAATGTGCAACAAGACTgaccaaacaaacaagcaaccTCATGGTGCCTTCCAGAAAATGGGACATTAAATGACTATGGATAAAATGGCGTCTAGACTACTATGTGAATTTcataaactgttgttgttttctgtgacTGAGAAGacctaaataaacatattttgaCCTCTAAGATCATTCCATCATGTGGAAATGACTTCTGCATTTCTTTAAGTTACACCttattataaattcaacatgatgtcacaaagcctccatttctctctctctctctcttaccaTTCTTTACTCATCTCCCTCCCTcctgttatgtgtgtgtgagtgctgtgTTTGGCCACTTTATAACATGCATTCACTATACATAACACTTCATAGAACCAGCCATTCCAGATCTTTATCAAAGTTGTGTTTTGGCAGTACATGTCAGGAGTCGccattttttcattcatttgtaTATTTTGTTGGTAACAAACAAAATACCAAAGCATGATAGTCATCTATAAGATCATCTGTTATCTCATCTTATCTGTTGGTCCATTTAGAAAAATATTGTCAGCCAATAGTTtggtcatttttttatttttaaaatttaaaactgaatttaaaaatttaaaatttaaaaaaaaagtcccatgtaaatctccaaaagttgattcagttcatctggacgtagtgttttcagtgggagaaacgtttcgtcactcatccaagtgacttcttcagtcccAGCTGACTGCAAGTTTCCCCAGTCCTTATATATCTTTCAtatattgtctttattttgcaTAAGAAAGGACAGATTTTCacctagtttttctttttttttttaagtgctttgTGGGCTTAATGAAggtttttttcaaaatgttctTTGAACAACttgaaaaaagttttttttatgtttttggggAATGTTTTTTTAAGCTCTGAATTAACTTTGCGACTAACTCTACATCTAAACCTCGCCAAATTACATCAAACGGAATGATCTAATCTACACAAATAATGCTTCACTTGGATCTCTCGCTTGAATATTCTGTAATTTATACAAAgactatttttaaacattttggaaTTCCAGTTTTGTCTCATATATCCTCATCTCGATTACTGCTTTATATACTTGTCATTCACAACTTCAATATGTTCCCATAAATAAGAAAAGcctgtttaattaaattaaatttgcttTAACATCACTACCCACCACACCTTTATGATTTTGTAATAAACTAAACATGAGAAATGATAAGTTATTCCTATTTCCATTCAGTAACATACACGAGAAGCCAATCATACATTCagctatgagcaagcactttggtgacagtgggaaggaaaaactcttttaacaggaagtaacttccagcagaaccaggctcagggaggggcggccatctgctgcgaccggttggggtgagagaaggaaggcagaggaggaggagatccagagattaataacaagtacagttcaatgcagagaggtctgctaacacatagtgagtgaaaaaggtgactgaaaaggaaaacctCAACGCATCATGggagtcccccagcagcctatgcctattgcagcataactaagggaggattcagggtcacctggtccagccctacaTATCAGAATATTTTTGCAAATAGGCTCCATTTTGACAAAGTGACCAGATACATGAAGATTAGGCCACTAAATTCTTGGCtaaaacaatattaaaagtGTAGTAGGTGACAGACAAACAGAgtatttaaaaactttacttacagttTAGAgcaccaccaccattgctgcttgtgatttgaaatgcatgctgggatacctggctgcccCAAGTCTACTCTGTGCACAGTAACCAGTCAGACAGGCTGcatgtaaatggtaaatagtTACATTTCATTACCTGGTTAATAAATTTGGGGGTTCATAACTTTGGTTTACAATGCGAAATTATATCTGCACATGATTTTTAGAGTGCATTAAATTATATCTCTAAAAGATCCTGCCCACCATCACAGGATATTTTGCATTTCACTCTGAAGCAGAGCTCTGTTTGACTGCTTGAAACTGGAGAAGTTGTGCTCAGTGTGTTCATCTGATCATCATTTAAATCTGTATTAAAAAAGACACAGCATTTTCTGTCAACTAGTTTAACTGAAAAGACAGATACAACTCTACCTTTCTTTTCAGGTTGTCATTCAGAGCAGCCCGAACATTTTCACTGTTCTTCAAGTTTCGAGTTTTGTCTCTTCCCATACGCAGTGTATGAcgaactgcacacacacagtttatatgtttgctgatgtttgttgagctgctTGAAAAGTTGCATTCAACACGGCCTGGCATTTCAAATCACCCGCCAGtgaaaaaacattcctctgttTATGCTCGGTCCTCTTCTGAAACATTAGCTAGATTCCAAACTTTGACATCTGTAGCATGAACCCGTCACAGGAATCAGAAAGAaacaggatgtgtgtgtgtgttgcggACATAAGCAGAGCCTGAGGCGTAATCTTCTTATGGCTCAGCAAGAATCCAGCTGGAATCAATGGCAGCCTGCAGCACATGAAATATGAACTCGGTGTTATGTATACATCTAACCACCATGACGCAAATATAACACGCTGGctagaccacacacacacacacaaacaaacaaattcaaGACAAggaagtaaaaggaaaaagtaaACTCATGGCATTGACTGCTTTGCACTGTGATAATGATCAGTATGAGGcactgtaaaaataaacttttattttgtgcttgctttttgtgtgtttttgaccAGCAGCTGGATCATCAGTTTGGGTCTTAATATATgttataaaatgtttgtttgcttttacagCATTGTGTTGGAGTCTTCAGGAAGGCCTGCTCATTGAATTCTCTCCAGTTAGATGATGGTTCATTCACCAAAACCCTGAAAGAGGCAAAAGTACCAATAATGGGAAACAACAAGTGCAAATGCATCTATCAAGGGAGCTATACCAAGATTACAGAGAATATGAACTGTGCTGGAGACGAGGATTCATGTTCGGTGaccacactttaaaaaaaaaatgtattatgtaATCTGTTGTTGACTGATAATCTGTTGCTTTTAATCACACTTTGGTAAAGCATTAATGATAATATTAATATCAATGGACAGCCAAACAGtaaagttttttgtgttttttaaagctgaTTAATTTCTTAAATTCCAACACATTAGGTAAAAAAAATTACTCCAACAGTTAAGCCAGCCAAAGTAgtttcactaaaatcaatatttggaGACGCCAGATGATCCTTTACTAAATAATATCAGTTCTTTTGTTCGTTTTCCTGCTTTTAACACTTTATATTTAATTCAAACTTTATTGCAGTCTGTCTTCATAggacatttttcagtttttgtatcactttttaaaaaagtttatacCTTTTAAGTTTGTTCAGGGATTCTATAATTATAACAGAATGAGCCTttctacagggaggaggtcagcgccctgacccactggtgtcaagacaaccatctcaccctcaacgtcgcaaagacaaaggagctgatagtggacttccggaggtgcagaggagtacacacccccatcaccatcaacggcgccgctgtggagagagtgagcagcttccgcttccttggtgtacatctggctgaggatcttacgtggtcagtacacataaacaagacagtgaagaaggcgcagcagcgcctcttctttctcaggagactgaaaagattcggcatgagcccccgcatcctcaggaccttctatcgctgtgccattgagagcatcctcactggatgcatcaccacctggtatggcaacaccaccgcttacaaccgcaaagctctccagagagtagtgcggtgtgctgaacggataattggaggtgagcttcctcctccaagacatctacaggaagcggtgcctgaggaaagcgggaggatcatcaaggactccagtcaccccagccataaactcttcagactacttccatcaggaaggaggttctgcagcatccggtcccgtaccagcagactgagagacagctttttccaccaggccatcagactgctgaacacgtcatagacacctcaccctcactactggaacttcaacattatgcactccatactgtacattaatgccactgttttgcacatacctacctctgtatattttatattttatatatcttattttattgtttactctatttcatttgtaaaacatgtatatacacactcacacacacacacacacacacacacacacacgtagaaaaacatatttagtacacacattcagtaatgtatatacctttatatatggtacatatatttattacttttagattaaccatttttatattttgcttgttgcacgttattgtattttgcacaactctgttgcttgtgaagcttgcacacaagaatttcactcgcatgt
The sequence above is a segment of the Oreochromis aureus strain Israel breed Guangdong linkage group 3, ZZ_aureus, whole genome shotgun sequence genome. Coding sequences within it:
- the LOC116316495 gene encoding prostasin-like; its protein translation is MALQQCVCCFTVVIISLCKGCHSEQPACGSRAVKSSSITGGQHATPESWPWYAEVNSLFGGSLITDQWVLTTASITLFDFSSIEVYLGRHSKSGSNPNEVNRSVVNFTCHPEFNSSTHENDICLLKLSAPVNFTDYIQPICLASENSTFDNETSSWVISFGDDGNDSLANTLQEVRIKIVENFKCKFIYEDQCWD